The Mauremys reevesii isolate NIE-2019 linkage group 1, ASM1616193v1, whole genome shotgun sequence genome segment aaatatttttattggtaATTCAGTTTGTTTACACTGGAGCAACCACAAAAGTTGCTATTTTAGTGACCATAAAAAGcaaaatatataattattttaCATGGTTATACAcaacaataaagaaaaaaaatgattttacaTTTTCATGTAGGTACACACAACATTCCACTGCTAACCATCTGCGTCTTGGGATAGCCAGTACATGTCTATGAAAAGCTGTTTGGGATAGTTAAATACCAACAACATACAATGGACACTACGTACTAACACTgtatttgcatttgatttttcctaaaTGCAGTACCAGTGTATCAGTGCAATTCACCCAGCATGAAACCCACTTCACTCACATAAGGCACTATGTGGGTGGAGCGCAAAGATGAGGAGGTGAAAGCCAACCGCTAACTCATGGCCAAAGCACAAAGCTCCTGCGTAGCCCCCATGGGTGGTTGGTATCAAAGGCCAGGGCTTCCCCTTACCCCACGGCATGGCCCTATCCATGTTccgccctgaggccctgcctctctctcccctgaaGTCAGCGGCAGCTCAGCTCTAGCTGGCAGCCTGGAGCTTGGGCTTGCCAGCGGCCGGTGCTCAGGCCAATGGCTcggcccagcgctggggctggctGGTGGCCTAGGACTTGGCCTGGTCACCGGCTTGGAGTGGCTGGGCTAGGGCTCCTCCAgccactgggggtgggagggcttcggggctgtggctgtggggagggggtgctgtggacagaaggggcagggatggtgggTTAGCCTCCCCGAATGGGGGttcacccactgcccagggtAGCCCCCTCTGAGGCTGTTAATCTAGCTTTGGGATCAAAATAGAGTTTTAAGTTGCTCTGTGGCCATTGCACAGGGTACCAGGGCTGAGGAATCTAGGATCCTTTCTCTGGCTCCCTGTCATGTTGGCCTGCTATGCCAGGCTCTTCTGGGATAGTGCACAGACCTTTCTCATGGTACCTAATGGTGTACAGGTGCCTCATATGGCTGAGAGAGGATACACAAGATGTCTGCCAGCCTAGATCTTTACACCAGAGTTAATTTCACTTCCTTTCACCTCATCACTAATCTAGATAATGCCTCAGCCTCGAAAACACATTTTTCATTTACTATTTATTCAAGGATGATAGGACAGGTAGCAAATTTCAGATAGGTATTTTAAAAGCTCCAAGTGGTGGCCTAACTGCTCTTACGGAAGCCAATAgttaaacttccattgacttgccAACACTGAGGActgttgaaaatcccatccttcaTATCTTGGTTTCTAGCTAGAACACAGATTCTCTTGTGTTttcccttgtttttttttttttttaacccatgtAAGTAGCAGGTTTTGTTATTACAGGAAAAATATAGTTGCTGGAAAAAATACTGCTTTGTAAATACTggaaatttaaagaaatgttttccATTAAGTATATattatgttcttaaaaattaGGCAGTGCACATGCCCTTTGTCTGCAATACCTAAATGTCTGGGCCTATGAGGGTTCAACTTAACAAGGAACTAGtccaggaaaaacaaaaaatatgttACACAGTTGTAGACTACAGCAGCTACATTtcaacagaaataaaaataatatacatgtACAATATTGTAATGATACAACTTTATGAAAATAACACTGACCAGTATCAAATTTAGGATTTAGTTGGTTACCCATTTTTAATACATGAAATGCATTTCACAGAAATAATTGTTTATTTGCATTAATTCATGTCTCAATGTGAAAATTGATAAAATAAACAGTGTGTTGAACATTCATAATATTTACATGGTATACTAGTCAAATTATTGACTTCTCGTGCACAAGAAAAGGaattatttttactttaaaaaactatttttctACTTTAGGAATTGGCAGAACACATCTTGAATGACTTCTTACTTTGTGTTTCTGATTAAAGAAACAACCTCCCATGTATTTCATTCTGTTAAGTGTATTGTAGTTGGGTTTATGGGCAAAGGGTGATGAAAACAGCAAACTAACAATGGAAAACACACTCACCCCCccgatcctcagctggcgtaaacaGGCCTAACTCCAGTAGTTTCCAATGGAGCAACGCCAATTTACACAAGTTGAAGATCTGATTCAAACTGTTTTAATCCTGAGAATATCTAAGGCACTTTGTGGACAAGGTGTACGAGGGATTCTTACACTTGACAGTTGGAAGGTAGGAAAATTCCTGAGTTTGACAAATACTGTATTATAATAAAGTATGGTATGTGCTGAAAACATTTCTCACTTTCAAAATGTTTTCTGTTGATATTTGTAGGAAAAGCTCATGATTTACTGCTTGAAAGGTGTTAAATTTTTTTGGAGAATCTGCGACAAATCAATTGGAGATGCAAAGCCAAAGAGTCATGCTTTTACTAATGCTAGTATTGGTAACTAGTACTAGCAAAAGACTTAACACATGAGTTGCTTGgattaaactatttaaaaaagaCAAGCATTAGTCTGCCATGCAGACACAAAATGTGAACTGCTCCTGGCAATACACATCATGTTTACCGCAGGCATCTTTATCTCTCTCTATTCTTATAGGGTCCTGcccatattttaatattttacagtTAATTATACTTCACTAAAATATTTACAGAAGTAGAAACAAATGCTATTACCACAtggaaagaaaaaacattttataaCAATATCAAGAATTACATGACGTAGTACTTGCCTTTTAAGTACAGTTTGTGAATATTTTCTTAAAGACCTAGCAGAACTAAATACAATTAGAACCCAAAAGGCTCTGTCTACCATTTTGTACTATCTGCTATATATATTAAGGGTTCTTTTCCCCAGCCATCATTTAGATTGCTTCTGATTTTTCCCATGAGAAATCAATTTCATTTGTAATCTCTAGAAAAATAAAGTTGGCTAAACTACAGTCAATTACTTGAAGGCTCATTGTTTAAAAGGGATGCTGTAAACTTGAGATCtaatcaatttaaaaaatcattcatTTCGGCGACTCTGCAGAATTGTTATGGTTCTGCAATCatatttttctccatttaaaaatgtttttctcctCTATTATGTGAAACACTATGTCAAATAACTGGGGAAACAGTGAAATGGACTATTAAAAGTGCTGCCACAAATGCAAGAAATAAACAAACTGATAAGGGAGAACAATATTTGTAGTGACCTTAAATGTTACCTGTAATAGTAGTAGGTAAAAATATTTagacagaagtgtgatttttaacttgACTGTATCCTGTTAGTATTGTTCTCACCTAGTAGTGTAACATTCCTGATAAAAgtactttttttgtgtgtttgtttaaacTGTGCTATGAAGTATTTtggatttgatttttaaaaacaatttagacACTCAATCTGCTTTACAAATATAATACATTGAGTTATATACAATATTGGCTTTGATCCAACAAAATATATGGTTTGCTATTTAGTAAGAATTGTGGCTCTAGTTCCTAAGGCGCTTATAATGAATACAAATGACTGATATACCAGAAGTGAGGATGGTCTAGAATTGCTGATCCAAAGAATTTAAGTGCTTTAACAATTAGTTGTTTCTGCTGTTGTTCTTCATGATACCATGCATAATTATGAATGTTATGTTACTGTGGGCAATcaattttttatttactttttgtgCAAACAGAAAACTAGATTTTTTCAAAAGCTCTACTATCTTAATTTATAACAGCAATTGTCAGTCTGACTCAAATAAAGGCACTGAAATTAATTTCAGAGCATATACTTGTTTATGATGAACTGTACTTATTACTGGAGCGGAAATTATCATATCCATGATCATCAGCTTTGAACTTTAAGCAGGATTGTTTTTCCTCCAGGGACAGCATGTCTTTGGATTGGCACCAGCAACACAAACATgactgttttaaataaaaagaatcatCATGTTACATCTTTTTATTATGCACATTTTTGCACAATGCATTGAAATATTGCTATTACCCAGGCTTGACTGAGAATTTAGGGGCCATTATAACTCTGTTGTACGATAGGAAGAACAATATGCAGCCCCCTATAAGCCTGGATTGAATGTGGCCTGCAATTTTTAATGTATCTGGAAATAGAATGAAAGATTTTGTATTTTCATTCTTCCTGTAATCCTTCTTTTAGTTTTATACCTATGGGTGTTATAAGACCTGAGTGCACCTCTCAAACCTGATTGTGATTTTTACAAAAAATTGTGTGATTTCCCCCTTTCTATTTCAATCTAAAGGTAGGAAAGTGAAATTATTCCATTCAAGCCCTCTCTCAATGCAGGATTGGTCTGTGGGAGTTGGGGACAACTTGTAAACCGTGAAGAATTCCCTGCCTCATGGAATTTTTCTCTCCCACTGCCCAGCAGTTTCCAAACTTAGCGCCTGATCCTACAAGTCTGTTCTGTTGCTGCACGCTCTTAATTTCAATGGGTGGTCCATTAGTGGGGAAAGCTTTCAAAATTGGGCCATCATTATAGATAGTACCACAAGAAAGTTGGAGTCTGACACTAAAATTTCATTAAGACGTAATGACAGTTAATATTTGACATTATAGTCTCTAGAATCAGAGGAGGGAAATGAGACAAAAGTGGGTTGTAATTTGTTTGAccaaatgaaatttcatcaaaCCAAGATGTTATGAACAAGGTTTTTTGGTCTGAGAGGGGCAAGGGGAAgaaagtggtttgagcattggcctgctaaacccagggttgtgagttcaatccttgagagggctatttagggatctgggaggaaaaaaaaaagtggggggggtcctgctttgagcagggggttggactagatgacctcctgaggtcccttccaaacctgatattctatgaaaagaaGGAAAGAACTAGAGACCCATGTCAGAATAGCCAGGTGAGGAAGGCACTCacatgggatgtgggaaacccagtaGCTTGGTAATTAGGGCACTCACTTGCAGAACAGGGGTTGAACCTATGTCGCCCACATTCCAGGTGAGATGTCCAAACCAAGTGGCTATTCTGAGGTGGGTTGCTCTCTTTCACACAAAGTTTTTGAAAGTCTCTGTTTTGTTCCACATATGATTAAAAATCTTGACATTTTTTGAAACCTTGAAACTTTTCATGAAACAGaattgttttctggccagccctaatAATTTGTCTTTGGACTCATGAAGTTTTAAGGCTCTGTATGAGAGGAATAAAGACCAAAAAGTACACTCCTGAACTGCCCTAAGAAAATGATTTATCAACCCACATCAAACTATTGAGTGAGTTCTTGATCCAGCTCAAAAAAGGCAAATAGACAATAATTTATAGTGCACAAAGGGTGAAATGCACCATATGAACAAGgtgcatcttgcaggatcaggccctgtgcaGAACGCCTGTACTAGGcctatgcatttttttaaagttccatTTGAATCTGAAGGGGTAAGTCCTTTCTTAAGTGGCACATGTTCCTCTGCCTggaatgaatttcacccagagagAACATGTTTTTCTAACGTGGTGAAAAGCAGCCTTAGGTTGCCCCTTACCTTAAAGCAGTTCTTGAATCTTTTGCTCACCAAATACAGGGCTATTGGGTTAATGCAGGAATTCAGCGAAGCCATGTTAATACCAATGTAGTCCAATACAAGAAAAAAGCTgtgtgaaaattaaaataaatgtgattCACACACTACTTACTGATAATGCTTATCAAAGGGTCACAGTTGTAAACATCAGGCTCAACCCTGGCATGATTTACTACCAAGTATGGTAAGAGTAATGCTGGCTAACCATGTGAATGGGTTATTCAGAGGAAAACACTGTGCCTCATAGCACATTTTTGGATAGATGGACTCATTCTTTGTTATGGTGATTACAAAGGGCCTGATCACCCCTACCAGTCGGAGGGAGATGTAGAGGAGAACATCTTCATGAGGTTTTCTTCATGGAGATTTATTTCCAATTGTTCTAATGGGAAGAGAAGAGGGTTTTCGCCTTACAGAATCAGTAATAAGGCCCACAAATCCTACAgcgggttggcaacctttggcgggccgggccagtttgtttacctgctgcatctgcaagttcggctgatcgcggctcccactggtcatggttcgccgtcccaggctaatgggggctgtgggaagcagtgtgggccgaggcacatgctggccaccgcttcctgccgcccccattggcctggagcggcaaactgcagccagtgggagccgcgatagactgaacctgtggacgcagcaggtaaacaaactggcctggcccgccagggtacttaccctggcgagccacaaaccagaggttgctgacccctgtccaATAGTATAGATTCCACAGGTTAAGGCCATCTGTGTAGAGGCCCTGTGTCCTTGGCATACCTCACCATGACCTTAATACACAACTGCAATGAAGCTGTCCTGTGAGAACTTCTGCAAAAAGTGGACTCCTCTTTGAGGACTCCCCTTAAAGGGGGAATTGCACTGCTTTCTGCCTTAGACTGCACTAGTTCACCCTCCAATAGCTCAGGGCAGCAATGAGGGGATGATACGCATCTCCCTGACCCCAAACCCAGCCTACCCTGTCTCTCTGCATGGATCTCTGGACTGGCAGAATGCCCTTTTCAGGTTCCTGGGGAAGTAGGTGGGGGAATGCTGCCActgaggcagacagacagacccctTCACATATAGATCCTGAGAATGACAGGGTCAGTCTTGAACCTTGAGTTAAGTAAAGGGTTGTATTTATCATCAGCTCACTGGAGCatttcttctcctccctcccctagaGCCTGCCCATCTAATGGCGCTGGCCTGGCTGCTTAGTAACAGTGCACTGCATAGTCACGGACAGTGtcccctctaatttttcccactcctgtgcggaatgaattttgttatgtgcaccaatatggttATATGTTATATACACCAATATGttacacatcacctccatattggtgcacgtaacaaaattcatgtggtgggggtggggccaacgggtttggagtgtgggagggtgaGGTCTCCAGCTGGAGGTACAGACTCTGCGGTGGGGCCTGGgttgaggggctcagggctgggtcagagggtTGGGGGTATTTTCCTCTTATTCAGCCATAACAGTCTTACCTCAAAAGTTCACATCTATTGGGGTCTCTTTGATCATATATAGTGAGCTTCAAAATCCTACTTAGGTGAAGGGGGAGCCAACACAGGGCAAAGACAAGCACCAGGCAGAACACAGTTTTGGCCACCTCGCGTCTCTGGAAACAAAATTGAAAAGAACTGGGTTAAAGTTTCTCTCTTGATCTTTTATTATTTGCTTCTAAAACCAAAATATATGATACCGTAGAagtgcaaaaataaatattaatgtgGTACGTAGGTGAAgttcagtgttccctctaattttttacattgctgtgcggaatgaattttgttatgtgcaccagtatggaggtgatgtgtgactcATCACCTTCaaattggtgcacataacaaaattcatgtggtggggccaaggggttcggagtgtgggaggcagctcagggctggggcagagggttggggtgaaggctctggctgggggtgcaggctctggggtggagctggggatgaggggcttgagagggggctcagggtgggggtagaggggtggggtgtgtggggatgagggctctggctgcaggtgcaggtgcaggctctggggtggggctgggtgggggtggggccaaggggttcggagtgtgggaggcagctcagggctggggcagagggttggggtgaaggctctggctgggggtgcaggctctggggtggagctggggatgaggggtttgagagggggctcagggtgggggtagaggggtggggtgtgtggggatgagggctctggctgcaggtgcaggtgcaggctctggggtggggctgggtggggtggggccaaggggttcggagtgtgggaggcagctcagggctggggcagaggttggggtgaaggctctggctggggtgcaggctctggggtggagctggggatgaggggtttgagagggggctcagggtgggggtagaggggtggggtgtgtggggatgagggctctggctgcaggtgcaggtgcaggctctggggtggggctggggaagagaggTTTGGGGCTCAGGAGGAGGCtaagggctagggcagagggttagagtgcagggggtgtgggctctgggacggggacagggatgagaggtttggggtgcaggttgccccggggctgcagtggggagagaagactctcctcagccctctctCACTGAAGCAGCTCGGGGGtcggggagaggcgcctctctcTGACCGCAGCAgctccagtggggctgggctgggccgagggaggggctcctctccctgacagctccagtggacctggaGAGGGGCTCTTCTCCCTGGCATCTCTGGCTCGCCTAAGCCAGGCGAGGGACTCCTCTTCCCTGGCAAGTCTGTGGCAGGTCCGTGCTGGAGCCGGTGGGGTGTGGCACCTCTCCCCGCTGCCGCAGGTCTGCACTGGGGAAGAGACACCCCTCCCAACCGCGGCAGGTCTGTACTGGGGGAGAGATACCCCTTCCCACCTGCGTGGGGCTTAATAAGCAGCTGCATGgccatgcagcttagagggaacttaggtgaaGTTTAGAAtatcttatttttttaacatttttaattgattttgaGATCTTTAACTATTGTAGCTACTATTCACAAATTTTAATCATACCTATAACCTATCTGATCATGGATCAACTGTGAAAATTCAAGGGATCAATACATACAATCACTTAAGTTACAGGTGGAAAAGAGATTAGTTATCCAGTCCATCCCCCTTCAAAGTACAGATTGTTTTCACCTGTAtattatctagtgcttttttctCTAGTCTGGTTTTAAAGAGCTCAAGAGACataaattacaaaaatattaATATAGGTGAACCTTTCTTATTTACACTAATGACACTGCAAATTAGTGTACAAGCTAACAAACAAGAAAGCAAGAAttccaaatatattttattttaaaaatgtagtttAGGTTTAGTTACTTATAATTCTTCCTGGTATGCTAGTAAATATTCTGTAATGTGTTTTGCAATGAAGTTTTTTGATAATATGATACCTGACTACAGCACTGCAACGTTGCCAACTCTCAcagttttatcatgagtctcacaatACTTGGTGTCTTTCTTAAATCCCAatttctggagtcatgtgaatgcattgcaatctcagctttcatataaaaatgtttctagccctcacagtGGCAGgaaaaaaagcttcaaaatgtgaacaATACAGGCCCTAACTGCAGAAAACGAAAACAACTCATAATTGAGTAAAGTCTCaggatttttaaaacaatcttttTGGGGCCTTACGATTTTTGAAcagttggggttggcaatactacaTCTCCTAAGAAGCAAGGTGGAGACTGCAAGTTCAGTGTGCATTAATGATGTACTGCTTGGATTAATGTAGGTTCTACTGTAATCTCATATAAAACTCAGCAGTGTTTTCCCGTGCATATTTTTACCTGTTTTAAGTGGTCATTTAAAGCAATCTGCATTCCACTTTTCTTTCTTAACATCTCGCAGGTCATCAGAGTATAAAAAAGTGCTGTGATGGCCAATggcaaacagaaataaaagctAAACAGCCACCAATCTTTAGCTGTCTTGTAAAACTAGGGGAAAACAATCAGACACGTTAGGAGTTCAGTTTGGGGTATAGTAAAGAGAACATTTATACATGAACAACGTGCAGCATTTTGCAAGCCTGAATTAACTATCTGTCAATTCTTCCAACAGCACTAATGAGATATAAGTATTACTGTCCCTTTTTACAGACGAGGAAACAGAGAGATTAAGGAATTTGTCCAAAGCCACACAGTAAGTcagtgacagagtttctgtacaCCCTTCTACTAAAGAATGAATTTAATAGCTAATGGAAGTAAAACGTAGTAAGTTTTGTCCTTTTAGACTGTTGATAAAGGTATTGTAGATAAAGGTATTGTTTAAGAGAAAGGACTTGCTTAAAAGAGAAAATATCTTACCTGCATAAAGGATGTTTTTTGTGTGGGATGAAGCATGCAGATTCTAAGATGCTTTCCTTTATATTCCATAACAATCATATCAAAACCTATAGCTTCAGGAACAGCTAAGACTACTGACATAACCCAGATCAATACAATTTCAATGGCAGTCCACTTTGGCACTCCAATTCCTTTGATTCGGCTCCAGGAAGCAACTGCTCGATACCTAAATATCAACAGTGGACATTTATTAGATTAAGGGCTAAATTTTGCCCTCTGTTAAACTGATATAAACACATATCAATGCTGTCATATCAGTTGAACGAAGAGCAAAAGTTGACCTTATGGGTTTATTTCATATGATCAAAATGACTTGAAAAGAAAATACAGCGTTTGGTAACAATGAAACAGGTCTCACCTATCAATACTGAGGGCACACAAACTTAACACAGTGATGCCCACCGATGCCTTTTGAATGAAGGGTACCAGTTTACACATTTCAACTCCAAAGGGCCAGTCTGTTACAAGGAGCTGTGAACAGAAAATACCAGGTATGATTAGCAATTTCAATTTTTATAATTACATTAATGTAACATGAACATTTCTCTTAGAGGATTTAAGGTTCAATGAGTTCCTCCAGGAAAGGGAACTTATATATTTGGGACTCACTGCCTTAGAATATATCAACAAGATTTGTATAATCATTATGCAACAGTTCTACCAGGCAATCCAAAGGGTACATCCCCTTGGCAGTCTTCATAGGAGCTGTGCTTAGCTGGTCTCAACTGAGCATCTCCTTCTTCTGTTTGATTTAGCATGAACCATCATTGGAGAACTGggatcataggtgccgactccgtgggtgctcccatgggaaaaaaatggtaggtgctgagcacccactggcacccAGCTCCCCCTCGCACCCTTCCCCCCAGTGTCTTCAGCCCACCAGTGGCCCCGCCGATCAGCACCTCACctgccctcccagcacctcccacctgctgtGGAACAGCTGTTCCACGGCATccaggagatgctggggggggggggaaacggggAGAAGCGAAGGGTGGGATGCACTCATGGGagggctccctccttccc includes the following:
- the EDNRB gene encoding endothelin receptor type B → MHGPSLWSLLAPALLLSCCAAWEEKGSPRPRGVSQRSPLSPGAAVTHTARTPGLRGSASNASGSAVPGNDPGRARSLSPPMCTGQTEVKETFKYINTLVSCLVFVLGIIGNSTLLRIIYKNKCMRNGPNILIASLALGDLLHITIAIPVNVYKLLVTDWPFGVEMCKLVPFIQKASVGITVLSLCALSIDRYRAVASWSRIKGIGVPKWTAIEIVLIWVMSVVLAVPEAIGFDMIVMEYKGKHLRICMLHPTQKTSFMQFYKTAKDWWLFSFYFCLPLAITALFYTLMTCEMLRKKSGMQIALNDHLKQRREVAKTVFCLVLVFALCWLPLHLSRILKLTIYDQRDPNRCELLSFFLVLDYIGINMASLNSCINPIALYLVSKRFKNCFKSCLCCWCQSKDMLSLEEKQSCLKFKADDHGYDNFRSSNKYSSS